GCCGGGGCGCGGGCGAGGTCGACCGCGACCAGCTGTACCAGGAGTTCCTGAAGTGGCGGGACGGGCGGGGGCGGTGAGGGGAGCCCCCACCGGACCCTTCGAAAAGTCCCATCCGCCACCTCATCCTGAGGTGCCGGCCGATCAAAGATCGGTTGGCCTCGACGCAGGCCTCCAGATGTCTTGGCGCTCTCTGGAGGCTTCCTTCGAGGCTCGCTTCGCTCACACCTCAGGATGAGGTCGCGGATGGGAGAGAAGATCGGCCGGCGCGGCACCGCTCAAGTCCGGCGGAATTCCGATAGAGGCCTGAACGACGACGGCTCCGGCCCCTCGCGGGGCCGGCGCCGCCTTCATGCCAACCCGGATACAGCTAGAGCGGCCGCTTCAGCGTCCGCGCCACGAGCCCGAGAATTCCCTCGCGGAACACCAGCACGCAGATCACGAACACGAAGCCCTGGATGATCGTCACCCAGGCGCCGAACTGGGCCAGGTAGTTCTCCATCGCGATGATGACGAAGGAGCCGAGAATCGGGCCGAACACCGTGCCCATGCCGCCGACGAGCGTCATCAGCACCACCTCGCCCGACATCGACCAGTGCACGTCGGTCAGCGAGGCGAGCTGGAACACGATCGCCTTGGTCGAGCCGGCAAGGCCCGCCAGCGTGGTCGAGAGCACGAACACCGCGAGCTTGTACTGGTTGGCGCGGTAACCGAGCGAGATCGCGCGGGGCTCGTTGTCGCGGATCGCCTTCAGCACCTGGCCGAACGGCGAGTGGATGATGCGGTAGATCAGCAGCAGCCCGAGGAAGAAAATCACCGCGACGAGCGCGTAGAGCACCCGGTCGTCGGCGAGGCTGATGACCCCGAACAGGTGGCCGCGCGGCACGGCCTGGATGCCGTCCTCGCCGCCGGTGAACTTCGCCTGCAGCGAGAAGAAGAACACCATCTGGGCGAGCGCCAGGGTGATCATCGAGAAGTAGATGCCCTGGCGCCGGATGGCGAGCGCCCCGAAGACGAGGCCCAGCAGCGCCGCCATGAGGGTACCGCCGAGGATCGCGAGCTCCGGGGTGAGGCCCCAGACCTTGGCGGTGTAGGCGGTGACGTAGCTCGCCATGCCGAAATAGGCGGCGTGGCCGAAGGAGAGCAGGCCGCCGTATCCGAGGAGCAGGTTGAAGGCCAGCGCGAACAGCGCGAAGCACAAAACCTTCATCAGGAAGACGGGATACAGGATGAAGGGCAGCACCGCGAGCAGGATCGCGATGATGACGAAGACGAGGCGGTGGAACGCCTTGGCGTCCCGGCCCTCGGGCAGGGCGGTGGCGATCGGGGTGGCGTCGGTGGACGCCGCGGCGGAGGACATCGTTGCGTTCCTTCAGGCGAGGCGGTCAGGCGGTGCGGCCGAACAGGCCGGCGGGCTTCACCAGCAGCACCAGCACCATGATGACGAAGATCACGGTCGAGGAGGCTTCCGGGTAGAACACCTTGGTCAGGCCCTCGATCAGCCCGAGGGTGAAGCCGGTGACGATCGAGCCGAGGATCGACCCCATGCCGCCGATCACCACGACCGCGAACACCACGATGATGATGTCGGCGCCCATGTTCGGGTTCACCGAGTAGACCGGGGCGGCGAGCACGCCCGCGAAGGCGGCGAGCGCGACGCCGAAGCCGTAGGTCAGGGTCAGCAGCAGCGGCACGTTCACCCCGAAGGCCTGGACCAGGGTCGGGTTCTCGGTGGCGGCCCGCAGGTACGCGCCGAGCTTGGTCTTCTCGATCACGAGCCAGGTGGCGATGCAGACGACGAGCGAGGCGACGACGACCCAGCCGCGGTAGTTCGGCAGGAACATGAAGGGCAGGCGCTGGCCGCCCGACAATTCGGAGGGGATCGCGTAGGGCAGGCCCGACACGCCGTACTCGTTGCGGAACAGGCCCTGGATGATCAGCGCCAGGCCGAAGGTCAGGAGCAGGCCGTAGAGGTGATCGAGCTTGTAGAGCCGCGAGATCAGGAGCCGCTCCAGGATCACCCCGAAGATGCCGACCACGATCGGCGCCAGCAGCAGCGCCCACCAGTAGCCGAGGCCGGCGTAGTTCAGCAGCATCCAGGCGACGAAGGCGCCCATCATGTACTGCGCGCCGTGGGTGAAGTTGATGATGTTCAACAGCCCGAAGATGATCGCCAGCCCGAGCGACAGGATGGCGTAGAACGAGCCGTTGATGAGGCCGAGCAGGAGCTGGCCGAAGAGCGCCTGCATGGGGACGCCGAGGATCGTGGGCATGGGGTCTGGCGACTCACGTGGGGACCGGGCCGGGTTTGGGGAGGCCGGCGGCGCCCTCGCGCCTCCGGCCCAAACTTGAGCTAGCTCTTGTTCACCAGCGGGCAGTTGCCCTGGTTGAGCGGGCGGAACGCCTCGTTGCCGGGGATCGTCGCCAGCGTCTTGTAGAGGTCCCAGGGACCCTTCGACTCGGCCGGCTTCTTGACCTCGAACAGGTACATGTCGTGGATCTTGCGGCCGTCGGGCCGGATGGTGCCCTTGCCGAAGAGCGGATCCTCGGTCGGGATCTCCTTCATCTTCGCCACGACCTTGCCCCCGTCGGAGGCCGATTTCAGCGCCTCGACCGCCTTGAGGTAGTGGAGCACGCTGGCATAGACGCCGGCCTGCACCGCGGTCGGCTTCTTGCCGCCGGCCTGCTTGGCGAAGCGGTCGGAGAAGGTGCGGGTGCCGTCGTTGAGGTCCCAGTAGAACGGCTCGGTCAGGACCAGGCCCTGCGCGGTCTTCGTCGTCAGGGCGTGGATGTCCGAGGAGAAGATCAGCAGGCCGGCGATCGCCTGGCCGCCCTCGGTGATGCCGAACTCCGCCGCCTGCTTGATGGCGTTGATGGTGTCGCCGCCGGCATTCGCCAGCCCGATCACCTTGGCGCCCGAGCCTTGAGCCTGGAGCAGGAAGGACGAGAAGTCGGCGGTCGGGAACGGGGTCTTGACCGCGCCGATCACCTTGCCGCCGTTCTTGGTCACGACCTCGGTGGTGTCGCGCTGCAAGGCTTGGCCGAAGGCGTAGTCGGCGGTGAGGAAGAACCAGGTGGTGCCGCCGCGCTTGACCATGGCGCCGCCGGTGCCGTTGCCGAGCGCCACCGTGTCGTAGGTCCAGTGCACGGTGTTGGGCGAGCATTGCGGCCCGGTCAGGTCGGCGGTGCCGGCGCCCGAATTGACGAAGGCCTTGTTCTTCTCGCGGGTGACCTGGTTGATGGCGAGCGCCACCGACGAGGTCGGCACGTCGAAGATCGCATCGACGCCGTCGCGGTCGTACCATTGCCGGGCGATCGAGGCGCCGACATCCGGCTTGTTCTGGTGGTCGGCGGCGACGATCTCGACCTTCAGGCCCTTCTCGGCGGCCTTGAAGTCTTCCACCGCCATCCGGGCGGCGGCGACGGAGCCCTCGCCCGAGATGTCGGCGTAGACGCCCGAGCGGTCGTTCAGCACGCCGATCTTCACCGGCGTCTGCGCCAGCGCCTGGACACTGGCTGCGGCGCAGAGCGCGCTGGCGAGCAACAACCGTTTCAGCATCAAACATCCTCCCTGATGACACCGCCCGCACGCGGCGGCGAAGCGACTTTCGGCTGTCCGGGCGGGCTTGGCGTCGCTCAAGGAGCGCCGCACCCGCTTCTCGTGCGGGGCCTTGCCGGCCCCCTTTCCGACGAACCCGCGGGGCGCGGTTCCGTCCGTTCCCGCATCATGGTCGCGGCCGGGGCCGACGACCGCGCTTCAGGGCCTCGTCCCCTCCGCCTGCGCCGCCTTGACGACGAGCGGACAGCCGCCCTGGTCGAGGGGCCGGAACGCCTCGTTGCCGGGAATCGTCGCGAGCACCCGGTAGAGGTCCCACTCGCCCTTCGATTCGGCCGGCTTCTTGACCTCGAACAGGTACATGTCGTGGATCTTGCGGCCGTCGGGCCGGATGGTGCCCTTGCCGAAGAGCGGATCTTCGGTCGGGATCTCCTTCATCTTCGCCACGACCCGGCGACCGTCGTCGCGCGACCGCAGGGCCGACACGGCCTTGAGATAGTGCAGCACGCCGGCATAGACCCCGGCCTGGGCGGCGGTGGGCTTGCGGCCGCCGAACCGGCGGGCGAACCGGTCGGAGAAGGCGCGGGTAGCGTCGTTGAGGTCCCAGTAGAACGGCTCGGTCAGGACCAGGCCCTGGGCCACCTTCGGGGTGAGGGAGTGGATGTCGGAGGAGAAGATCAAGAGGCCGGCCAGCGCCTGGCCGCCCTCCGTCACCTTCAGCCGCGCCGCCTCGCGCACCGCCCCGATCGTGTCGCCGCCGGCATTCGCCAGCCCGATCACCTTGGCGCCGGACGCCTGCGCCTGGCGCAAGGCGGGCGCGAAGTCCGAGGCCGGGAACGGCGTCTTGACGCTGCCCAGCACCGTGCCGCCGTTGCGCAGGATCAACGCCGTGGTGTCGCGCTGCACCGCCTCGCCGAAGGCGTAGTCGGCGGTGACGAAGAACCAGGTGGTGCCGCCGCGCTTGACCATGGCGCCGCCGGTGCCGTTCGCGAGCGCCACGGTGTCGAAGGTCCAGTGCACGGTGTTGGGCGAGCAGTCCGGCCCGGTGAGGTCGGCGGTGCCGGCGCCGGAATCGACGAAGACCTTGTTCCTCTCGCGGGTGACCTGGTGGACGGCGAGCGCCACCGAGGAGGTCGGCACGTCGAAGATCGCGTCCACCCCCTCCCGGTCGTACCAGACGCGGGCGAGCGCCGCCCCCACGGCTGGCTTGTTCTGGTGGTCGCCGGCCACGATCTCCACCGCGAGATCGTGGCCGAGCGGGCGGAAATCCTCCACCGCCATGCGGGCGGCGACGACCGAGCCCTCGCCCGAGATGTCGGCGTAGACGCCCGAGCGGTCGTTCAGCACGCCGATCTTCACCGGCGTTCCGGCCATGGCTGCCACGCTCGAGGCGAGGCCCGCCAGGAGGGCCGCGAGGAGGACCCGCACCCGCATCACACGCCGAGATAGGTGTGCAGCTTGTCGATGTTGGCGTCGAGTTCGGCGTTCGGGATCATGTCGATCACCCGGCCCTGCTCGACCACGAAGTGCCGGTCGGCCACGGTCTGGGCGAAGCGGAAGTTCTGCTCCACCAGGACGATCGTGTAGCCCTCGGTCTTCAGCCGGGCGATGGTGCGGCCGATCTGCTGCACGATGACCGGGGCGAGGCCCTCGGTCGGCTCGTCGAGCAGGATCAGCTTGGCGCCGGTGCGCAGGATGCGGCCGATGGCGAGCATCTGCTGCTCGCCGCCCGAGAGCTTGGTGCCCTGGCTGCCCGAGCGCTCCTTGAGGTTCGGGAACAGGGTGTAGATCTGCTCCACCGTCATCCCGCCGGGCTTCACCCGCGGTGGCAGCATCAGGTTCTCGTAGACCGACAGGCTCGAGAAGATGCCGCGCTCCTCCGGCACGTAGCCGAGGCCGAGCTTGGCGATGTTGCGCGAGGCCATGCCGATGGTCTCGGTGCCGTCGTAGCGGATCGAGCCTTTCCGCTTGCCCAGGATGCCGATGATGGCGCGGAGCGTCGTGGTCTTGCCGGCGCCGTTGCGGCCGAGCAGCGTCACCACCTCGCCGGGCTTCACGTCGAAGCTGATGCCGTGCAGCACGTGGCTCTCGCCGTACCAGCCCTCGAGCCCCTGGATCGCCAGGAGGGGGGCGGCGCCCGCGCCCGCCGCGACCGGCTTCGTCATCACCGCCTCAGCCATGACCGGCTCCGATATAGGCCTCAACCACGCGGGGATCCTTCGACACGGTGGCGTAATCGCCCTCCGCCAGCACCTGGCCGCGCGCCAGCACGGTGATGCGGTCGGAGAGCGAGGCGACGACCGAGAGGTTGTGCTCGACCATCAGGATGGTGCGGTTCTTCGAGACCCGGCGGATCAGCGCCGCGGTCCGGTCGACGTCCTCATGACCCATGCCGGCCATCGGCTCGTCGAGGAGCAGCATCTCGGGTTCGAGGGCGAGCGTCGTGGCGATCTCCAGCGCCCGCTTGCGGCCGTAGGAGAGCTCCACCGCCGGAATGTCGGCGAAATCGGAGAGGCCGACCGCCTCGACCAGCTGCAGCGCCTCCTGGTTGAGCGCCCGCAGCACGGTCTCGGAGCGCCAGAAGTCGAAGGAGTCGCCGCGCTTGCGCCGCTGCAGCGCGATGCGGACGTTCTCCTTGACCGTCAGGTGCGGGAAGACCGCCGAGATCTGGAACGAGCGCACCAGGCCGAGCCGCGCCACGTCCGCCGGCTTCATGCCGGTGATGTCGCGGCCGTTGTAGCGGATCGAGCCCGCCGACGGCGTCAGGAACTTCGTCAGCAGGTTGAAGCAGGTGGTCTTGCCGGCGCCGTTCGGGCCGATCAGCGCATGGATGGTGCCGCGCGTCACTTCGAGCGTCACGCCGTTCACGGCGCGAAAGCCCTTGAACTCCTTGGTCAGCCCTTCGGTGGACAGGACGATGTCCTGGCCTTTGGCACCGGCGCGGGGCCGCTCCTCAACGTGGGTGGTCGGTTGGGCCATGTCGGCGCGTCACCCCTGCGTTTCCTCACTCGCGCTTATGCGCGTATCGCATAGCGAAACAGCATGCCGCCGATGGAGTGTCAACGGGTTCGAGCCGCCCCCGCAAGGGGTGAACCGGGCTTGTCAGACCTTATTCACGGCCGGTTCCGGCTTGGGCGCCGGTTCGAGCAGCGCCCGCGCCGCCCGGGTGAGGGGTCGCTCGACGATGCGGTGCAGCAAGAGCGCGGCGAGGCCGGCGAGGACCAGCATCAGGACCGTCAGCGGGCCCGGCCCGAGCGGGGCCGCGAGGCCGGCGGCTTCGGCGACCACGCGCACGCCCCGTACGACGAAGGGATGAGCGAGATAGAGGGCGTAGGACGCGTCTCCCAGGAGGACGAACGGGCGCAAGCCGGCGCCGGCCGTCCCCGCCGGCCCGAGAGCCGCGGCCGCGACCAGTAACGCGGCCGGCCCGCCCCAGGCGAGGCAGCGGGGCAGGGCGGGCGCCTCGCCGGCCAGCGCCAGGACGGCGAGGCCGGCGATCGCCAGCGCGAGGCGCACGGGACCCGGCAGGCGCCAGCCCTCCTGGCGCGCGAGGGCGAGCGCCGCCCCGCAGGCGAATTCGAGCACGATCGGGTCGCTCCAGAAGGCCGGTGCCACCGGCAGCGGCCCTGCCGCCTGCCCCAAGACGACGAGGCCGGCGAGGAGCGCGAGCACGGCGAGGACAGACCGCCGCGGCCCCAAGGGCAACGTGAGGGCGAAGAGTACGTAGAACGCCATCTCGTAGTTGAGCGTCCAGCCGAGGGAGTAGAGCGGCTGCACCGCCCCGTCGGCCCGGGCCATCGGCCAGAACAGGTACG
This is a stretch of genomic DNA from Methylobacterium sp. 17Sr1-1. It encodes these proteins:
- a CDS encoding ABC transporter ATP-binding protein, whose amino-acid sequence is MAQPTTHVEERPRAGAKGQDIVLSTEGLTKEFKGFRAVNGVTLEVTRGTIHALIGPNGAGKTTCFNLLTKFLTPSAGSIRYNGRDITGMKPADVARLGLVRSFQISAVFPHLTVKENVRIALQRRKRGDSFDFWRSETVLRALNQEALQLVEAVGLSDFADIPAVELSYGRKRALEIATTLALEPEMLLLDEPMAGMGHEDVDRTAALIRRVSKNRTILMVEHNLSVVASLSDRITVLARGQVLAEGDYATVSKDPRVVEAYIGAGHG
- a CDS encoding acyltransferase, which produces MTRPTSLPLIQILRALAALMVAAGHAQFEVAGVAARAGIPYAPAAWLPWPAGVDVFFVISGFIIVHAASPLHGRADARRTFLAHRIARVVPLYWLATTLYLGLALLRPGLLGAGAEGPAALAASYLFWPMARADGAVQPLYSLGWTLNYEMAFYVLFALTLPLGPRRSVLAVLALLAGLVVLGQAAGPLPVAPAFWSDPIVLEFACGAALALARQEGWRLPGPVRLALAIAGLAVLALAGEAPALPRCLAWGGPAALLVAAAALGPAGTAGAGLRPFVLLGDASYALYLAHPFVVRGVRVVAEAAGLAAPLGPGPLTVLMLVLAGLAALLLHRIVERPLTRAARALLEPAPKPEPAVNKV
- a CDS encoding branched-chain amino acid ABC transporter permease; translation: MSSAAASTDATPIATALPEGRDAKAFHRLVFVIIAILLAVLPFILYPVFLMKVLCFALFALAFNLLLGYGGLLSFGHAAYFGMASYVTAYTAKVWGLTPELAILGGTLMAALLGLVFGALAIRRQGIYFSMITLALAQMVFFFSLQAKFTGGEDGIQAVPRGHLFGVISLADDRVLYALVAVIFFLGLLLIYRIIHSPFGQVLKAIRDNEPRAISLGYRANQYKLAVFVLSTTLAGLAGSTKAIVFQLASLTDVHWSMSGEVVLMTLVGGMGTVFGPILGSFVIIAMENYLAQFGAWVTIIQGFVFVICVLVFREGILGLVARTLKRPL
- a CDS encoding ABC transporter ATP-binding protein — protein: MAEAVMTKPVAAGAGAAPLLAIQGLEGWYGESHVLHGISFDVKPGEVVTLLGRNGAGKTTTLRAIIGILGKRKGSIRYDGTETIGMASRNIAKLGLGYVPEERGIFSSLSVYENLMLPPRVKPGGMTVEQIYTLFPNLKERSGSQGTKLSGGEQQMLAIGRILRTGAKLILLDEPTEGLAPVIVQQIGRTIARLKTEGYTIVLVEQNFRFAQTVADRHFVVEQGRVIDMIPNAELDANIDKLHTYLGV
- a CDS encoding ABC transporter substrate-binding protein; this translates as MLKRLLLASALCAAASVQALAQTPVKIGVLNDRSGVYADISGEGSVAAARMAVEDFKAAEKGLKVEIVAADHQNKPDVGASIARQWYDRDGVDAIFDVPTSSVALAINQVTREKNKAFVNSGAGTADLTGPQCSPNTVHWTYDTVALGNGTGGAMVKRGGTTWFFLTADYAFGQALQRDTTEVVTKNGGKVIGAVKTPFPTADFSSFLLQAQGSGAKVIGLANAGGDTINAIKQAAEFGITEGGQAIAGLLIFSSDIHALTTKTAQGLVLTEPFYWDLNDGTRTFSDRFAKQAGGKKPTAVQAGVYASVLHYLKAVEALKSASDGGKVVAKMKEIPTEDPLFGKGTIRPDGRKIHDMYLFEVKKPAESKGPWDLYKTLATIPGNEAFRPLNQGNCPLVNKS
- a CDS encoding ABC transporter substrate-binding protein; this translates as MRVRVLLAALLAGLASSVAAMAGTPVKIGVLNDRSGVYADISGEGSVVAARMAVEDFRPLGHDLAVEIVAGDHQNKPAVGAALARVWYDREGVDAIFDVPTSSVALAVHQVTRERNKVFVDSGAGTADLTGPDCSPNTVHWTFDTVALANGTGGAMVKRGGTTWFFVTADYAFGEAVQRDTTALILRNGGTVLGSVKTPFPASDFAPALRQAQASGAKVIGLANAGGDTIGAVREAARLKVTEGGQALAGLLIFSSDIHSLTPKVAQGLVLTEPFYWDLNDATRAFSDRFARRFGGRKPTAAQAGVYAGVLHYLKAVSALRSRDDGRRVVAKMKEIPTEDPLFGKGTIRPDGRKIHDMYLFEVKKPAESKGEWDLYRVLATIPGNEAFRPLDQGGCPLVVKAAQAEGTRP
- a CDS encoding branched-chain amino acid ABC transporter permease, whose amino-acid sequence is MPTILGVPMQALFGQLLLGLINGSFYAILSLGLAIIFGLLNIINFTHGAQYMMGAFVAWMLLNYAGLGYWWALLLAPIVVGIFGVILERLLISRLYKLDHLYGLLLTFGLALIIQGLFRNEYGVSGLPYAIPSELSGGQRLPFMFLPNYRGWVVVASLVVCIATWLVIEKTKLGAYLRAATENPTLVQAFGVNVPLLLTLTYGFGVALAAFAGVLAAPVYSVNPNMGADIIIVVFAVVVIGGMGSILGSIVTGFTLGLIEGLTKVFYPEASSTVIFVIMVLVLLVKPAGLFGRTA